Within the Candidatus Palauibacter australiensis genome, the region CGCTGCCCGAGCCAGGCGTAGAGCCGCATGCAGGGGGTCATGGCGGCGAGAATCTCGCCCGCTTCGGCGTGCCAGGCCGCGCGGGCGAGGAAATCCGTGTAGCCCTTCGCGGCGGCGTTCGGCACGACGTCGTCGAGATCGATGTCGAGTCGCTCGGCGTACGCGCGGTGAAGCTCGAGTTCGTCGAGCACGCCCTGCATCAGGACGTGCAGCCGGCGCGCGACTTCCATCCGGTCGGCCGTGCGCGCCGCGGCCAGCGCGTAGGCGCTGAAGAAGGCCCGCAGGAAGAAGGCGTCCTGGGCCACGTACCGCCGGAACGCCTCCGGATCGAGCGTCCCATCGGCGAGGCCGCGCACGAACGGAGAGCGGAGGCAGGCGTCGGCAAGGCCGGCGTTGCCGGCCCACAGCACTCGGTGCAGCGGTTCCGTCATGCGTCTCGGAGTCCTGGACACCACTCTGCTAGCTGAACAACGTGCCCACGGCTTCGGGGGGCGCGTGGAAGTGGAAGCGGGGGATCGGGGCGCGGAAGACGGAGCCATCACGGCGGCGGAAGTGGAAAAACCCCTCCATGTGGCCCGTCGGACCCCGCAGGATGCAGAAGCTGTTGTACCGGTGCGAATCCCCCGGTCCCAGCACCGGAGACTGCCCGACGACGCCCTCTCCCTCGACCTCGTGGTCGCCCGCCACGAGATCGTGGATCAGCCAGTGGCGCCAGAAGAGTTGCGCCGTCTCGGTTCCTACATTCTCGATCGTGATGTGGTAGACGAAGACGTAGCGCCAGGCCGCCGGATCCGAATGTTCCGCCGCGTACTCCGGCCGCACGTGGATGGCCATCGCCTCCGGGACGATGGGGGGAGCGCCGGCATCGGGGGTGGTCTCGTGAGGGGCCATTCGAGCAGAGGATACGCCGTCACCGTTGCGCGGGCCACGCCTCGCGCCGCAGAGTATCAGTGCATCGTTTTGTTCGGGCCGCACTCCCGGTTCGCGGACGACGGCCGGGCGACAGGGACTTGAGGGAGCATGGAGGAAGCGATGGATTCCCAGCACACGTTCTCACGCCGGCACTTCGTGGGCGGCGCCGCGGCCCTGGGCGTTGCGGGCCTGACCCCGACGGCGGTCATCGGCGCCGGACTGAGACCTCCCCCGAAGGGCGTCGAGCCGCTCGACCCCTACGACGACCTCGCCAAGCTCTCCTCCAACGAGAACCCGTACGGGCCCTCGGAGAAGATGCTGGAGGCGATGAAGGGGGCCTGGAAGTACTCGAACCGGTACGGCTATCCCGACGGCGACATCCTTGAGAAGATCGCGGAGTCGCACGGGGTCCCCACCGATCACGTGATGATCAACGCGGGCTCCGGCGAGACGCTGCGCGTGGCGGGCCTCGCCTTCCTGCGCCACGAGGAGAAGGTCGTCGGCGTTTCGCCCACGTACCTGACCGTCTACCGGACCGCCTCGGGGATCGACGCGGATGTGATCGAGCGCCCGCTCCTGCCCGACTACACGCAGGACATCGATGACCTCATCGAGGTCACGAACCGCAACTATCGCGATGTGGGCATGGTCTACATCTGCAATCCCAACAATCCCACCGGCGTCATCGTGCCGGGGGACGACATCCGTCGCCTGCTGGACGGGATTCCGGAAGACGTCCCCGTCCTCATCGACGAGGCGTACCACCACTTCATCGAGGACCCGCGCTACG harbors:
- a CDS encoding TenA family protein codes for the protein MTEPLHRVLWAGNAGLADACLRSPFVRGLADGTLDPEAFRRYVAQDAFFLRAFFSAYALAAARTADRMEVARRLHVLMQGVLDELELHRAYAERLDIDLDDVVPNAAAKGYTDFLARAAWHAEAGEILAAMTPCMRLYAWLGQRLEAGDHAENPYRDWIETYASPDFEGLAAELEALLDDLAADMPERAAEAYAEAMRHELVFFEAFGR
- the apaG gene encoding Co2+/Mg2+ efflux protein ApaG; amino-acid sequence: MAPHETTPDAGAPPIVPEAMAIHVRPEYAAEHSDPAAWRYVFVYHITIENVGTETAQLFWRHWLIHDLVAGDHEVEGEGVVGQSPVLGPGDSHRYNSFCILRGPTGHMEGFFHFRRRDGSVFRAPIPRFHFHAPPEAVGTLFS
- a CDS encoding aminotransferase class I/II-fold pyridoxal phosphate-dependent enzyme encodes the protein MDSQHTFSRRHFVGGAAALGVAGLTPTAVIGAGLRPPPKGVEPLDPYDDLAKLSSNENPYGPSEKMLEAMKGAWKYSNRYGYPDGDILEKIAESHGVPTDHVMINAGSGETLRVAGLAFLRHEEKVVGVSPTYLTVYRTASGIDADVIERPLLPDYTQDIDDLIEVTNRNYRDVGMVYICNPNNPTGVIVPGDDIRRLLDGIPEDVPVLIDEAYHHFIEDPRYETAVPYIKEGRKVLVTRTFSKIYGLAGMRLGYGIAPPDMIDQMRDYATGSVNALVKWGGVAALEDKEYEAWVKDTSNTLRDQTADVLRGQGFDVLPSETNFFMVRTGRPTSEVRAEFRKHEVAVGRDFPPMLDWLRVSVGTEDEMNRFLTAWNEIFPDGMTAADSNSSR